A DNA window from Brassica oleracea var. oleracea cultivar TO1000 unplaced genomic scaffold, BOL UnpScaffold01167, whole genome shotgun sequence contains the following coding sequences:
- the LOC106320994 gene encoding glutathione S-transferase T3-like: MDHTNFVDLLTSQQDSVIPQSFPWESSSQVPVFSTQCTETSSFCEESSTQRKERKKWTPSDDLVLISAWLNTSKDPVVSNEQKAGTFWNRIAAYYAASPKVESGDKRGALQCKQRWQKINDLVCKFCGSYAAATRQKTSGQSESDVVKLAHEIFFNDQKIKFNLHHAWEELRYDQKWCEHASSKLGGSAKKRKCEDGAETESSQATINVDDLPTKRPAGVKAAKAASAKKPIVDKEADEKFGKLCSIKEKDLVLTERVSKMRLLDSLITKKEPLSEKEEALKKILNPT; this comes from the exons ATGGATCACACGAATTTTGTTGACCTTCTGACCAGTCAACAAGATAGTGTCATTCCTCAATCGTTTCCTTGGGAGAGCTCATCACAAGTCCCTGTCTTCAGCACTCAATGTACAGAAACTTCAAGTTTCTGTGAAGAGTCATCTACACAgcgcaaagaaagaaagaaatggactCCTTCTGATGATCTTGTGCTCATAAGCGCCTGGTTAAACACCAGTAAGGATCCTGTCGTGAGCAATGAGCAGAAAGCAGGCACATTCTGGAACCGCATTGCAGCCTACTATGCAGCTAGTCCGAAGGTGGAAAGTGGAGATAAGCGAGGAGCTCTTCAATGCAAGCAAAGGTGGCAGAAGATCAACGATCTTGTCTGCAAGTTCTGTGGTTCCTATGCGGCTGCGACAAGACAGAAAACAAGTGGTCAGAGTGAGAGTGATGTTGTGAAACTCGCACATGAAATTTTCTTCAATGATCAGAAGATTAAATTCAACCTTCACCATGCTTGGGAGGAGCTCCGctatgaccagaaatggtgtgagCATGCTAGTAGTAAGCTTGGTGGAAGCGCTAAGAAGAGAAAATGCGAGGATGGAGCAGAAACAGAAAGCTCTCAAGCTACTATCAATGTCGATGATCTACCTACCAAACGGCCTGCTGGTGTTAAGGCTGCGAAAGCAGCTTCTGCAAAGAAACCAATAGTAGATAAGGAGGCTGATGAGAAGTTTGGCAAGTTGTGCTCAATTAAAGAGAAAGACCTTGTCTTGacagagagagtttccaaaatgAGACTGCTTGACAGTCTCATTACAAAAAAAGAACCACtttctgaaaaagaagaagcactGAAGA AGATCCTTAACCCCACTTAa